In Bosea vestrisii, the following are encoded in one genomic region:
- a CDS encoding F0F1 ATP synthase subunit B: MAAPATTTGTTAHGGAAPAHGGSFPPFQGDTFASQLLWLAITFGFLYWLSAKVIVPRLGNILEDRANKIGNDLDEAAAMKGKAEEAGQAYEKSLAEARAKSQAIAQETREKVNADSAARRKTVEADLAAKLADAEAMIVATKTEAMSHVGAIAADAASAIVNRLTGAAPAPADAAKAVKTALGG, translated from the coding sequence ATGGCAGCGCCAGCCACGACCACCGGAACGACCGCCCATGGCGGCGCGGCTCCCGCCCATGGCGGCAGCTTCCCGCCGTTCCAGGGCGATACCTTCGCCTCGCAGCTGCTCTGGCTCGCGATCACATTCGGCTTCCTCTATTGGCTCTCCGCCAAGGTGATCGTGCCGCGTCTCGGCAACATCCTTGAGGATCGCGCCAACAAGATCGGCAACGATCTCGACGAGGCGGCCGCGATGAAGGGCAAGGCCGAAGAGGCCGGCCAGGCCTATGAGAAGTCCCTTGCCGAAGCCCGCGCCAAGTCGCAGGCGATCGCGCAGGAGACGCGCGAGAAGGTCAATGCCGACAGCGCCGCGCGGCGCAAGACGGTCGAGGCCGATCTTGCCGCCAAGCTCGCCGACGCCGAGGCCATGATCGTCGCCACCAAGACGGAAGCGATGAGCCATGTCGGGGCGATCGCCGCCGACGCGGCGAGCGCCATCGTCAACCGCCTGACCGGCGCCGCTCCGGCTCCGGCCGACGCCGCCAAGGCGGTCAAGACCGCGCTGGGAGGCTGA
- a CDS encoding F0F1 ATP synthase subunit C, protein MDPQAAKYIGAGLACLGMAGAGIGLGNLFGQFLSGALRNPSAADGQRGTLLLGFALTEALGIFSLLIALLLLFAV, encoded by the coding sequence ATGGATCCCCAAGCTGCCAAGTACATCGGCGCTGGTCTCGCTTGCCTCGGCATGGCCGGCGCGGGCATCGGTCTCGGCAACCTGTTCGGCCAGTTCCTCTCGGGCGCCCTGCGCAACCCGTCGGCCGCCGATGGCCAGCGCGGCACCCTGCTGCTCGGCTTCGCGCTGACCGAAGCGCTCGGCATCTTCTCGCTGCTGATCGCGCTGCTGCTGCTCTTCGCGGTCTGA
- a CDS encoding F0F1 ATP synthase subunit A, with translation MASPIEQFEIKPIVSLGKIGGSEIAFTNSALFMVIAVAVIALLFVYGTRNRSLVPGRLQALAEMGYEFVASTVKDSAGHDGMKFVPLVFSLFMFVLVCNLLGMIPGSFTVTSHLVVTAALAAIVILTVIIYGIAKHGAHFFGLFVPKGVHPLMLIILVPIEVISFVSRPISLSVRLFANLLAGHIALKIFAGFVATLLFAGGWAILSPLPLVLTIALIALEFLVAVLQAYVFAVLTCIYLHDALHPGH, from the coding sequence ATGGCTAGTCCGATCGAACAATTCGAGATCAAGCCGATCGTGTCTCTCGGCAAGATCGGCGGAAGCGAAATCGCTTTCACCAATTCCGCTCTGTTCATGGTCATCGCCGTCGCCGTCATCGCGCTGCTCTTCGTCTACGGCACGCGCAATCGCTCGCTCGTCCCGGGCCGGCTGCAGGCGCTGGCGGAGATGGGCTATGAGTTCGTAGCCAGTACGGTAAAGGACTCGGCCGGCCATGACGGAATGAAGTTCGTGCCGCTGGTGTTCTCGCTCTTCATGTTCGTGCTGGTCTGCAACCTGCTCGGCATGATTCCCGGCTCCTTCACCGTCACCAGCCACCTGGTCGTCACCGCCGCGCTCGCGGCGATCGTGATCCTCACCGTCATCATCTATGGCATCGCCAAGCATGGCGCGCATTTCTTCGGCCTGTTCGTACCCAAGGGCGTGCACCCGCTGATGCTGATCATCCTGGTGCCGATCGAGGTGATCTCGTTCGTCTCGCGCCCGATCAGCCTGTCGGTTCGTCTCTTCGCCAATCTGCTCGCCGGCCACATCGCGCTGAAGATCTTCGCCGGTTTCGTGGCGACGCTGCTCTTCGCCGGCGGCTGGGCGATCCTCTCGCCGCTGCCGCTCGTGCTGACGATTGCGTTGATCGCGCTCGAATTCCTGGTTGCGGTGCTGCAGGCCTATGTCTTCGCGGTGCTGACCTGCATCTACCTGCACGACGCCCTGCATCCGGGCCACTGA
- a CDS encoding AtpZ/AtpI family protein — protein sequence MTGRDEKGLDPQRPAETDASLESRLKSLDAGLKRVTSQAEAESRSESGRTDSSGIGQAMRLSTEFIAGIIVGGGLGWAVDKWFGTAPFGMIVLLMLGFGAGVMNVVRAAELDEIAH from the coding sequence ATGACGGGCCGGGACGAAAAAGGCCTGGACCCGCAGCGGCCTGCGGAAACGGATGCGAGCCTGGAGAGCCGGCTCAAATCCCTCGATGCGGGCCTGAAGCGTGTGACCAGCCAGGCGGAGGCCGAAAGTCGCAGCGAAAGCGGTCGGACCGATTCCAGCGGAATCGGTCAGGCGATGCGGCTTTCCACCGAATTCATCGCCGGCATCATCGTCGGCGGCGGGCTCGGCTGGGCCGTCGACAAATGGTTCGGGACGGCGCCCTTCGGGATGATCGTCCTGCTGATGCTCGGTTTCGGCGCTGGCGTGATGAACGTCGTGCGCGCAGCGGAGCTTGATGAAATCGCGCACTGA
- a CDS encoding DsbA family protein: MTSRRQVLIGSAALALSPLLASQGAFAQTAPGVPNPLGDVWLGSPDAKVSIIEYASLTCSHCATFHKDTWPALKAKYIDTGKVRFVLREFPLDPLATAGFMLARCNGTDKYYPLTDLLFAQQRNWAFTEKPVDALSSLVKQAGFTQESFEACLKRQDIYDAVTQVKEGGAKAGVDSTPTFFINGQKRSGALSLAEFDKIIEPLLGS; encoded by the coding sequence ATGACCAGCCGCCGCCAGGTGTTGATCGGCTCCGCCGCCTTGGCCCTCTCGCCGCTTCTCGCCAGCCAGGGTGCCTTCGCTCAGACCGCTCCCGGCGTCCCCAATCCGCTCGGCGACGTCTGGCTCGGCAGCCCCGACGCCAAGGTCTCGATCATCGAGTACGCCTCGCTGACCTGCAGCCACTGCGCCACCTTCCACAAGGACACCTGGCCGGCGCTGAAGGCCAAGTACATCGACACCGGCAAGGTGCGCTTCGTGCTGCGCGAGTTCCCGCTCGATCCACTCGCCACGGCCGGCTTCATGCTGGCGCGCTGCAACGGCACCGACAAATACTACCCGCTCACCGACCTGCTGTTCGCGCAGCAGCGCAACTGGGCCTTCACCGAAAAGCCGGTCGATGCTCTCTCCAGCCTGGTCAAGCAGGCCGGTTTCACACAGGAATCTTTCGAGGCCTGCCTGAAACGACAGGACATTTACGACGCTGTCACGCAGGTTAAGGAAGGTGGGGCCAAGGCTGGCGTGGACTCCACCCCGACCTTCTTCATCAATGGGCAGAAGCGCTCCGGTGCACTCAGCCTTGCCGAATTCGACAAGATCATCGAGCCGCTGCTCGGCAGCTGA
- a CDS encoding DUF721 domain-containing protein, whose protein sequence is MVAKPLAELIDDCLAPALAAQGFAGRSVVAFWPEIVGERLAQRTRPLKIDWPRRRGAPGELSDPATLVVRVEGAFALEMQQLGPLVLERVNSHLGWRAVGKLVLKQGPVAPPPAPKPAPPPDPAVLARIEAQVAGVESIELREALARLGRGIAQRRRAAADDTAS, encoded by the coding sequence ATGGTCGCAAAACCCCTCGCCGAACTGATCGACGACTGCCTCGCGCCCGCGCTCGCCGCGCAGGGCTTTGCGGGGCGCTCGGTCGTCGCCTTCTGGCCGGAGATCGTCGGCGAGCGGCTGGCGCAGCGGACGCGGCCGCTCAAGATCGACTGGCCGCGGCGACGCGGCGCGCCGGGAGAGCTGTCGGACCCGGCGACGCTGGTGGTGCGCGTCGAAGGCGCCTTCGCCCTGGAGATGCAGCAACTCGGCCCGCTGGTGCTGGAGCGGGTCAACAGCCATCTCGGCTGGCGCGCCGTCGGCAAGCTGGTGCTGAAGCAGGGGCCGGTCGCGCCGCCGCCCGCGCCGAAACCGGCTCCGCCGCCGGATCCTGCCGTATTGGCGCGGATCGAGGCGCAGGTCGCAGGCGTCGAGAGCATCGAGTTGCGGGAGGCGCTGGCACGGCTCGGGCGCGGCATCGCGCAGCGGCGCCGCGCCGCGGCCGACGACACGGCTTCGTGA
- a CDS encoding GNAT family N-acetyltransferase yields MTNVIPSLETERLLLKPLALDDAPTIQAVFPQWEIVQFLDSHVPWPYPPDGAESFLRNVALPGMAAGTEWHWSLRPKTEPGRLIGVISLLIGEKNNRGFWIAPEWRNQGLMSEAVVAVTHFWFEALGHSVLRAPKAVKNIASRRISQSSGMRMVGIETHNFVSGEHPAEIWEITAAEWRTRKENG; encoded by the coding sequence ATGACCAATGTCATTCCCAGCCTCGAAACCGAGAGACTGCTGCTCAAGCCGCTGGCGCTCGACGACGCGCCGACAATCCAAGCCGTTTTTCCGCAATGGGAGATCGTGCAGTTTCTCGACAGCCACGTGCCCTGGCCCTATCCGCCCGATGGTGCCGAGAGCTTCCTGCGCAATGTCGCGCTGCCGGGTATGGCCGCGGGCACGGAATGGCATTGGAGTCTGCGCCCGAAGACCGAACCCGGACGGTTGATCGGCGTGATCAGCCTGCTGATTGGGGAGAAGAACAATCGCGGTTTCTGGATCGCACCCGAATGGCGCAATCAGGGCCTGATGAGCGAGGCGGTCGTCGCCGTCACCCATTTCTGGTTCGAGGCGCTCGGACACAGCGTATTGCGGGCGCCGAAAGCAGTGAAAAACATCGCTTCGCGCCGCATCTCGCAGAGCAGTGGTATGCGCATGGTCGGGATCGAGACCCACAATTTCGTGTCCGGCGAGCATCCGGCGGAGATCTGGGAGATCACGGCGGCGGAATGGCGCACCCGCAAGGAGAACGGCTGA
- the mutY gene encoding A/G-specific adenine glycosylase yields the protein MSLATRPQAAKAADLLAWYDRHRRVLPWRALPGELADPYRVWVSEIMLQQTTIAAVKPYFERFMARFPTVEALASAPSENVMQAWAGLGYYSRARNLHACAQAVAYQHGGRFPDTEDGLRALPGIGAYTSGAVAAIAFDRPAVAVDGNVERVITRLFAIEDEMPAAKPLIRDRVLVLLSHDRPGDFAQALMDLGATICTPRSPACGLCPWREPCEARIAGTQESFPRKAAKKAGKTRYGAAFVTMREDGAVLVRTRPAKGLLGGMVEVPGSDWRADYELADALRDQPVSARWRRLMLPVRHVFTHFPLELTVFAGRVPLETQAPDGMRFTPFNRLKEEAFPNVFLKALEAGLEELQRP from the coding sequence ATGAGCCTCGCAACGCGACCGCAGGCGGCCAAGGCGGCCGATCTCCTCGCCTGGTATGACCGCCATCGCCGCGTCCTGCCCTGGCGGGCGCTGCCGGGCGAGCTGGCAGATCCCTACCGGGTCTGGGTCTCCGAGATCATGCTGCAACAGACCACGATCGCGGCGGTAAAACCCTATTTCGAGCGCTTCATGGCACGGTTTCCGACCGTCGAGGCCCTTGCTTCCGCTCCGTCCGAGAACGTCATGCAGGCTTGGGCCGGGCTCGGCTATTATTCCCGCGCCCGCAACCTTCATGCCTGCGCCCAGGCGGTCGCATATCAGCATGGCGGCCGCTTCCCCGATACGGAGGACGGCTTGCGCGCACTGCCGGGCATCGGCGCTTATACGTCGGGAGCCGTCGCCGCGATCGCCTTCGATCGGCCGGCGGTCGCGGTCGACGGCAATGTCGAGCGGGTGATCACCCGGCTCTTTGCGATCGAGGACGAGATGCCGGCCGCCAAGCCGCTGATCCGCGACCGGGTGCTGGTATTGCTGTCGCACGACCGGCCCGGCGATTTCGCGCAGGCGCTGATGGATCTGGGCGCAACGATCTGCACGCCTCGCTCGCCGGCCTGCGGGCTCTGCCCCTGGCGCGAGCCCTGTGAGGCGCGCATCGCCGGCACGCAGGAGAGCTTCCCGCGCAAGGCGGCGAAGAAGGCCGGCAAGACCCGCTATGGCGCGGCCTTCGTCACGATGCGCGAGGATGGCGCCGTCCTGGTCCGCACCCGGCCCGCCAAGGGTTTGCTCGGGGGCATGGTCGAAGTGCCTGGCAGCGACTGGCGGGCGGATTATGAGCTAGCCGATGCCCTGCGCGACCAGCCGGTGTCGGCACGCTGGCGGCGGCTGATGCTGCCGGTCCGCCACGTCTTCACGCATTTCCCGCTGGAGCTGACGGTGTTCGCCGGGCGCGTGCCGTTGGAGACGCAGGCGCCGGACGGCATGCGCTTCACGCCGTTCAACCGGCTGAAGGAGGAAGCCTTCCCGAACGTCTTCCTGAAGGCATTGGAAGCCGGGCTGGAAGAGCTGCAGCGGCCTTAG
- a CDS encoding site-specific DNA-methyltransferase: protein MSTSRTGIASAPVRIQVSRTGRPALATRMKAKSLLPTQVLPRELPLDQVIVGDCVAAIEALPPGSVDLVFADPPYNLQLGGDLRRPDDSLVDAVDDDWDKFASFAEYDAFTRAWLTACRRALKPDGALWVIGSYHNIFRVGSILQDLGFWMLNDIVWRKANPMPNFRGRRFTNAHETLIWAARGEASKYTFHYEALKGGNDDLQMRSDWYLPLCTGDERLKDDKGVKVHPTQKPESLLARVLLSASNPGDVVLDPFFGTGTTGAVAKALGRHFIGIEREQVYADAARERIAAVQPLPPEAFATAPSKRSEPRVPFLSLVEAGLVKAGERVFDEKRRHSATIRADGTLVLGPAVGSIHKVGALAQGLPACNGWTFWHVERDGKAMLLDVLRGEIRTQMAAA from the coding sequence ATGAGTACCTCGCGTACCGGGATCGCCAGCGCTCCCGTCCGGATTCAGGTTTCGCGTACCGGACGGCCCGCGCTGGCGACCCGGATGAAGGCCAAGAGCCTTCTTCCCACTCAGGTTCTCCCTCGGGAGCTGCCGCTCGATCAGGTGATCGTCGGCGATTGCGTCGCCGCGATCGAGGCGCTGCCCCCGGGGAGCGTCGATCTCGTCTTCGCCGACCCGCCCTATAATCTCCAGCTTGGCGGCGATCTGCGCCGGCCCGACGACAGCCTCGTCGATGCCGTCGATGACGACTGGGACAAGTTCGCCTCCTTCGCCGAGTATGACGCCTTCACCCGTGCCTGGCTCACCGCCTGCCGCCGCGCGCTGAAGCCCGACGGCGCGCTCTGGGTGATCGGCTCCTATCACAACATCTTCCGGGTCGGTTCGATCCTGCAGGATCTCGGCTTCTGGATGCTGAACGACATCGTCTGGCGCAAAGCCAACCCGATGCCGAATTTCCGCGGCCGCCGCTTCACCAATGCGCATGAGACGCTGATCTGGGCGGCGCGCGGCGAGGCCTCGAAATACACCTTCCACTACGAAGCACTGAAGGGCGGCAATGACGATTTGCAGATGCGCTCGGACTGGTACCTGCCGCTCTGCACCGGCGACGAGCGCCTGAAGGACGACAAGGGCGTCAAGGTCCACCCGACCCAGAAGCCCGAATCGCTGCTCGCCCGCGTGCTGCTCTCGGCCAGCAATCCCGGCGACGTCGTGCTCGATCCCTTCTTCGGCACCGGCACGACCGGCGCGGTCGCCAAGGCGCTCGGCCGCCATTTCATCGGCATCGAGCGCGAGCAGGTCTATGCCGACGCAGCGCGCGAGCGCATCGCCGCGGTTCAGCCGCTGCCACCGGAAGCCTTCGCCACCGCGCCTTCGAAGCGCAGCGAACCGCGCGTGCCCTTCCTCAGCCTGGTCGAGGCTGGATTGGTGAAGGCAGGCGAGCGCGTCTTCGACGAGAAGCGCCGCCACAGCGCCACCATCCGCGCCGATGGCACGCTTGTGCTCGGCCCGGCCGTCGGCTCGATCCACAAGGTCGGCGCACTGGCGCAGGGACTTCCCGCCTGCAATGGCTGGACCTTCTGGCATGTCGAGCGCGACGGCAAAGCCATGCTGCTCGATGTCCTGCGCGGCGAGATCAGGACGCAGATGGCGGCGGCCTAA
- a CDS encoding PhzF family phenazine biosynthesis protein, whose translation MPTLTMHQVDAFTDRVFAGNPAAVLILDDWLPEATMQAIANENNLAETAFARPSGSGWDLRWFTPVHEVNFCGHATLATAHVLASAHGISGKIEFATRVGPIRVSQQDNGYRLDLPAFAPEPVEALPPVIAALFAVPPRALFRNFENVFAVLADEKAVRTFVPDAAAIATLAPLCFGITARGESHDFVSRYFAPSAGIPEDPVTGSIHATLVPYWAGELDKTRLEAFQASARGGHLSCEMAGARVLITGQAVTFMKAEIYLPE comes from the coding sequence ATGCCCACCCTGACGATGCATCAGGTCGACGCCTTCACCGACCGGGTGTTCGCCGGTAACCCGGCTGCCGTCCTCATCCTCGACGACTGGCTGCCCGAGGCGACGATGCAGGCCATCGCCAACGAGAACAATCTGGCCGAAACCGCCTTCGCCCGCCCGAGCGGTAGCGGCTGGGATCTGCGCTGGTTTACCCCTGTCCACGAGGTCAATTTCTGCGGGCATGCCACGCTCGCGACCGCGCATGTCCTCGCCAGCGCTCACGGCATCTCGGGCAAGATCGAGTTCGCCACCCGGGTCGGACCGATCCGTGTCTCGCAGCAGGACAATGGCTACCGGCTCGACCTGCCGGCCTTCGCACCAGAACCGGTCGAGGCACTGCCTCCGGTCATCGCCGCGCTCTTTGCGGTTCCGCCGCGGGCGCTCTTCCGCAATTTCGAGAACGTCTTCGCCGTCCTGGCGGACGAAAAGGCGGTGCGCACCTTCGTGCCCGATGCCGCCGCGATCGCGACGCTCGCTCCGCTCTGCTTCGGCATCACAGCGCGCGGCGAGAGCCATGATTTCGTCTCGCGCTATTTCGCTCCCAGCGCCGGCATCCCGGAAGATCCGGTCACCGGCTCGATCCATGCGACGCTGGTTCCGTACTGGGCCGGCGAGCTCGACAAGACCCGTCTCGAAGCCTTCCAGGCCTCGGCGCGCGGCGGGCATCTCAGCTGCGAAATGGCAGGAGCGCGCGTGCTCATCACCGGGCAGGCAGTGACCTTCATGAAGGCCGAAATCTACCTGCCCGAGTGA
- a CDS encoding ribonuclease HII, protein MTADFSREQAAMIAGRARVAGVDEVGRGPLAGPVVAAAVILDPLAIPDGLADSKELTAQRREELAVLILASALAVGVGSSSAAEIDTINIRQATLLAMRRAVTALPLSPDLVLVDGNDPPALACGCEAIIGGDGLIASIAAASIVAKVTRDRMMARLSLAYPAYGFISHVGYGTAAHRAALKTHGPCPAHRYSFAPIKGVWSRSLG, encoded by the coding sequence ATGACCGCCGATTTCAGCCGCGAACAGGCCGCAATGATTGCCGGGCGCGCTCGCGTCGCCGGCGTGGACGAGGTCGGGCGCGGCCCACTCGCCGGCCCGGTCGTAGCGGCCGCCGTCATCCTCGATCCCCTGGCGATCCCGGACGGGCTCGCCGATTCGAAGGAACTCACTGCCCAGCGCCGCGAAGAGCTCGCCGTCCTGATCCTCGCCAGCGCATTGGCGGTCGGGGTCGGCAGTTCCTCCGCGGCGGAAATCGACACGATCAACATTCGGCAGGCGACCCTGCTCGCCATGCGGCGTGCAGTGACGGCGCTGCCGCTGTCGCCCGATCTCGTGCTGGTCGACGGCAACGATCCGCCGGCGCTGGCCTGCGGCTGCGAGGCGATCATCGGTGGTGACGGACTGATCGCCTCGATCGCCGCGGCCTCAATCGTCGCCAAGGTGACGCGCGACCGGATGATGGCGCGGCTTTCGCTCGCTTATCCGGCCTATGGCTTCATCAGCCATGTCGGCTATGGCACGGCGGCGCATCGCGCCGCGCTGAAGACGCATGGCCCCTGCCCCGCCCACCGCTATTCCTTCGCGCCGATCAAAGGTGTCTGGTCGCGCTCGCTTGGCTGA
- a CDS encoding alpha/beta fold hydrolase translates to MDDFSNEIIETEEAAIFLRRMGSGPPLLLLHGFPQTHLMWRDVAPLLAEEFTVICADLRGYGASSCPSSTTDHVPYSKRALAADMVAVMEKLGFKHFAVAGHDRGGRVAYRLALDHPERITKLAVFDIVPTAEAWDRADARFALSFWPWALLAQPEPLPERLIAAAPEAIVDSALNGWGTPASTFSPAARKAYVAALSDADHIHAICEEYRAAAAIDREHDAEDQRNERRIACPVLALWSAEGALAQWYEADGGPLAIWRRWADEVEGSAMAGGHFFPEERPMATAEALRAFFLDPG, encoded by the coding sequence ATGGACGATTTCAGCAACGAGATCATTGAAACGGAGGAAGCTGCGATATTCCTGCGCAGGATGGGCTCCGGCCCACCACTCCTGCTGCTGCACGGCTTTCCGCAGACGCATCTGATGTGGCGGGACGTGGCTCCGCTACTGGCGGAGGAATTCACCGTCATCTGCGCCGATCTGCGCGGCTATGGCGCAAGTTCCTGCCCATCCTCGACCACCGACCATGTGCCCTACAGCAAGCGGGCGCTCGCCGCTGACATGGTCGCCGTCATGGAGAAACTGGGCTTCAAGCACTTCGCCGTGGCCGGGCACGATCGCGGTGGCCGCGTCGCCTATCGTCTGGCGCTCGACCATCCCGAGCGGATCACGAAGCTCGCCGTGTTCGACATCGTGCCAACAGCCGAAGCCTGGGATCGGGCCGATGCCCGCTTCGCCCTCAGCTTCTGGCCTTGGGCGCTGCTCGCCCAACCGGAGCCCTTGCCAGAGCGGCTCATCGCCGCGGCTCCGGAGGCGATCGTCGACAGCGCCCTCAATGGCTGGGGGACCCCGGCCTCGACGTTCTCACCGGCCGCGCGCAAAGCCTATGTCGCAGCCCTAAGCGATGCCGACCATATCCATGCGATCTGCGAGGAGTACCGGGCGGCTGCCGCAATCGATCGCGAACATGACGCCGAGGACCAGCGAAACGAGCGGCGTATCGCCTGCCCGGTGCTCGCCCTGTGGAGCGCCGAGGGCGCGCTGGCGCAGTGGTATGAAGCCGACGGCGGGCCGCTCGCGATCTGGCGTCGCTGGGCTGACGAGGTCGAGGGCAGCGCGATGGCAGGCGGGCATTTCTTCCCGGAAGAGCGCCCGATGGCGACGGCGGAAGCGCTACGCGCGTTCTTCCTGGACCCGGGCTGA
- a CDS encoding PA0069 family radical SAM protein, producing the protein MLQARPSARTQPLKRRDSEPGSVSAPVRLAPVDPLAHVGSQIDPERRRGRGATINPGGRYEAETRISEDDGWGSLGELPAFKTEVSVEKPRTIITRNDSPDISFDRSINPYRGCEHGCVYCFARPSHAYLGLSPGLDFESKLTAKPDAALLLEKELSSPSYQPRTIAIGTNTDAYQPIEKKLRIMRGILEVLAKFNHPVGIVTKSALVQRDIDILAPMAAKGLVKVALSVTTLDPKLARDMEPRAASPAKRIETIRRLSEAGIPVTVLVAPIVPAINEHEIERILDAAKAAGAREAGYVLLRLPLEVKDIVQDWLVTHHPDKMRHVVSLIRSTRGGKDYDAAWGQRQVGSGPYAWMIGRRFEMAAERLGFNSTRLRLRTDLFVKPEKEKAQLSLF; encoded by the coding sequence ATGCTGCAGGCCAGACCCTCAGCCAGGACGCAACCGCTGAAACGCCGCGACAGCGAGCCGGGAAGCGTCTCGGCGCCGGTGCGGCTCGCACCGGTCGATCCGCTCGCCCATGTCGGCAGCCAGATCGACCCGGAGCGGCGGCGCGGACGCGGCGCGACGATCAATCCCGGCGGCCGCTATGAAGCCGAGACCCGCATCAGCGAGGATGACGGCTGGGGCTCGCTCGGCGAGCTGCCGGCGTTCAAGACCGAGGTCTCGGTCGAGAAGCCGCGGACGATCATTACACGCAATGATTCGCCCGATATCTCGTTCGACCGTTCGATCAACCCCTATCGCGGCTGCGAGCATGGCTGCGTCTACTGCTTCGCGCGGCCGAGCCATGCCTATCTCGGGCTGTCGCCCGGGCTCGACTTCGAAAGCAAGCTGACCGCCAAGCCGGACGCGGCGCTGCTGCTGGAAAAGGAGCTGTCCTCGCCGAGCTACCAACCCCGCACCATCGCGATCGGCACCAATACCGATGCCTACCAGCCGATCGAGAAGAAGCTGCGGATCATGCGCGGAATCCTCGAAGTGCTGGCGAAGTTCAACCATCCGGTCGGCATCGTCACCAAATCGGCGCTGGTGCAACGCGACATCGATATCCTCGCACCGATGGCGGCAAAGGGGCTGGTCAAGGTCGCGCTCTCGGTGACGACGCTCGATCCAAAGCTCGCCCGCGACATGGAGCCGCGCGCCGCTTCGCCCGCCAAGCGGATCGAAACGATCCGCAGGCTGTCGGAAGCCGGCATTCCGGTGACCGTGCTGGTCGCGCCGATCGTGCCAGCGATCAACGAGCACGAGATCGAGCGCATCCTGGATGCCGCGAAAGCGGCGGGGGCGCGCGAGGCCGGCTATGTGCTGCTGCGCCTGCCGCTCGAGGTGAAGGACATCGTGCAGGACTGGCTGGTGACGCATCACCCCGACAAGATGCGCCATGTCGTCTCGCTGATCCGCTCGACCCGCGGCGGCAAGGATTACGATGCCGCCTGGGGCCAGCGCCAGGTCGGTTCCGGCCCGTATGCCTGGATGATCGGCCGGCGCTTCGAGATGGCGGCCGAGCGGCTCGGCTTCAACAGCACGCGGCTGCGGCTGCGCACCGACCTCTTCGTCAAGCCGGAGAAGGAGAAGGCGCAGCTCAGCCTGTTCTGA
- the ypfJ gene encoding KPN_02809 family neutral zinc metallopeptidase: MRWEDYRQSDNLEDRRGGGGGEYAGLPGGRGGIGIGTMVVLGLLGWALGIDPRLLIGGAELIGGIGGRTAPTQEQRKSAGPPQDEMGRFVSAVLAQNEDVWSKVLPQQANRKYVPPKLVLFSGVDRSGCGTAQAAMGPFYCPNDQRVYLDLSFFQEMQRKLGGGGDFAYAYVVGHEIGHHIQNLIGILPKVNEMRQRVSERESNQLSVRVELQADCFAGVWAYNIQAMDRIQPGDIDEAMRSASAIGDDKLQQQGRGVVVPDSFTHGSSAQRTRWFNTGFKSGSMQSCDTFKTNQL, from the coding sequence ATGCGTTGGGAAGATTATCGCCAGTCCGACAATCTTGAGGACCGGCGTGGCGGGGGTGGCGGCGAATATGCCGGCCTTCCCGGCGGACGCGGCGGTATCGGCATCGGTACCATGGTCGTGCTCGGCCTGCTCGGCTGGGCGCTCGGCATCGATCCGCGCCTGCTGATCGGCGGGGCCGAACTGATCGGTGGCATCGGCGGGCGCACTGCGCCGACGCAGGAGCAGCGCAAATCGGCCGGTCCGCCACAGGACGAGATGGGCCGCTTCGTCTCGGCCGTGCTGGCGCAGAACGAGGATGTCTGGAGCAAGGTGCTGCCGCAGCAGGCCAACCGCAAATATGTGCCACCAAAGCTGGTGCTGTTCAGCGGCGTCGACCGCTCAGGCTGCGGCACGGCGCAGGCGGCGATGGGGCCGTTCTATTGCCCCAACGACCAGCGGGTCTATCTCGACCTCTCCTTCTTCCAGGAGATGCAGCGCAAGCTCGGTGGCGGCGGCGACTTTGCCTATGCCTATGTCGTCGGCCACGAGATCGGCCATCACATCCAGAACCTGATCGGCATCCTGCCGAAGGTGAACGAGATGCGCCAACGGGTCTCCGAGCGCGAATCGAACCAGCTTTCGGTACGGGTCGAATTGCAGGCCGACTGCTTCGCCGGCGTCTGGGCCTATAACATCCAGGCGATGGACCGCATCCAGCCCGGCGACATCGACGAGGCGATGCGCTCCGCCTCTGCGATCGGCGACGACAAGCTGCAGCAACAGGGCCGCGGCGTCGTCGTGCCGGATTCCTTCACGCATGGCTCGTCGGCACAGCGCACGCGCTGGTTCAACACGGGCTTCAAATCCGGCTCGATGCAGAGCTGCGACACCTTCAAGACGAACCAGCTCTGA